From the genome of Biomphalaria glabrata chromosome 1, xgBioGlab47.1, whole genome shotgun sequence, one region includes:
- the LOC129924564 gene encoding toll-like receptor 4, producing MRHLSLDFLCNSEVSSPLANLYLDLANLYYLDLANLYLDLANLYYLDLANLYYLDLANLYYLDLANLYYLDLANLYYLDLANLYYLDLANLYLDLANLYYLDLANLYYLDLANLYYLDLANLYYLDLANLYYLDLANLYYLDLANLYYLDLANLYYLDLANLYYLDLANLYLDLANLYYLDLANLYYLDLANLYYLDLANLYYLDLANLYYLDLANLYLDLANLYYLDLANLYYLDLANLYYLDLANLYYLDLANLYYLDLANLYYLDLANLYYLDLANLYYLDLANLYLDLANLYYLDLANLYYLDLANFYYLDLANFYYLDLANFYYLDLANLYYLDLANFYYLDLANFYYLDLANFYYLDLANLYYLDLANLYYLDLANFYYLDLANLY from the exons ATGAGACACCTCTCCCTAGACTTTCTGTGCAACAGTGAAGTGTCCTCTCC CTTAGCCAACCTCTACTTGGACTTAGCCAACCTCTACTACTTGGACTTAGCCAACCTCTACTTGGACTTAGCCAACCTCTACTACTTGGACTTAGCCAACCTCTACTACTTGGACTTAGCCAACCTCTACTACTTGGACTTAGCCAACCTCTACTACTTGGACTTAGCCAACCTCTACTACTTGGACTTAGCCAACCTCTACTACTTGGACTTAGCCAACCTCTACTTGGACTTAGCCAACCTCTACTACTTGGACTTAGCCAACCTCTACTACTTGGACTTAGCCAACCTCTACTACTTGGACTTAGCCAACCTCTACTACTTGGACTTAGCCAACCTCTACTACTTGGACTTAGCCAACCTCTACTACTTGGACTTAGCCAACCTCTACTACTTGGACTTAGCCAACCTCTACTACTTGGACTTAGCCAACCTCTACTACTTGGACTTAGCCAACCTCTACTTGGACTTAGCCAACCTCTACTACTTGGACTTAGCCAACCTCTACTACTTGGACTTAGCCAACCTCTACTACTTGGACTTAGCCAACCTCTACTACTTGGACTTAGCCAACCTCTACTACTTGGACTTAGCCAACCTCTACTTGGACTTAGCCAACCTCTACTACTTGGACTTAGCCAACCTCTACTACTTGGACTTAGCCAACCTCTACTACTTGGACTTAGCCAACCTCTACTACTTGGACTTAGCCAACCTCTACTACTTGGACTTAGCCAACCTCTACTACTTGGACTTAGCCAACCTCTACTACTTGGACTTAGCCAACCTCTACTACTTGGACTTAGCCAACCTCTACTTGGACTTAGCCAACCTCTACTACTTGGACTTAGCCAACCTCTACTACTTGGACTTAGCCAACTTCTACTACTTGGACTTAGCCAACTTCTACTACTTGGACTTAGCCAACTTCTACTACTTGGACTTAGCCAATCTCTACTACTTGGACTTAGCCAACTTCTACTACTTGGACTTAGCCAACTTCTACTACTTGGACTTAGCCAACTTCTACTACTTGGACTTAGCCAATCTCTACTACTTGGACTTAGCCAACCTCTACTACTTGGACTTAGCCAACTTCTACTACTTGGACTTAGCCAACCTCTACTAG